From Flavobacterium sp. 102, a single genomic window includes:
- a CDS encoding DUF4199 domain-containing protein — MNEIIKKNGINFGIILGLFSVLFTTAIYVIDLQLFTSWWIGIVAIVISIVIGVVLVSKTKKQLGGNITFKEAFTVYFIAAVIGSFISTVYNYVLFNFIDTQAKETIKEITLKYTQEMMEKFGTPAATINETMQKMAETDNYSLGNLMFGFAIGLVFQAIFGLILAAIFKSKSNQGL, encoded by the coding sequence ATGAATGAAATTATTAAGAAAAACGGAATCAATTTTGGAATTATCTTAGGACTTTTTTCAGTTCTTTTTACAACGGCAATTTATGTAATTGACTTACAACTGTTCACAAGTTGGTGGATTGGTATAGTTGCAATCGTAATCTCAATTGTTATTGGAGTGGTATTAGTATCCAAAACAAAAAAACAATTAGGTGGAAACATCACCTTCAAAGAGGCATTTACAGTGTATTTTATTGCCGCAGTAATTGGCTCTTTTATCTCAACCGTTTACAATTATGTTTTATTCAATTTTATCGATACCCAAGCCAAAGAAACCATCAAAGAAATTACTTTAAAGTATACACAAGAAATGATGGAAAAGTTTGGTACACCGGCAGCAACAATCAATGAAACCATGCAAAAAATGGCAGAAACCGACAACTATTCATTAGGCAATCTAATGTTTGGTTTTGCTATAGGCTTAGTATTTCAAGCGATTTTCGGTTTAATTTTAGCAGCCATTTTCAAATCAAAATCGAATCAAGGATTATAG
- a CDS encoding glycosyltransferase family 2 protein, which translates to MNLSIIIPLLNEQESLPELHQWIVKVMTTHNYSYEVIFIDDGSTDNSWTIIEKLSQENPNVKGIRFLRNFGKSQALHAGFAKAKGDVVITMDADLQDSPDEIPGLFDMVTNQNFDLVSGWKKKRYDSVVAKNLPSKLFNWAARKTSGVYLNDFNCGLKAYKSVVIKNIEVSGEMHRYIPVLAKNAGFSNIGEKVVIHQARKYGESKFGMSRFINGFLDLITIWFLSKYGKRPMHLFGALGVVMFIIGFISTFLIIGIKLMKLFVFHEPTILVAQNPLFYIALTSMIIGSQLFLAGFLGEIILRTKNNEERYKISSEVNL; encoded by the coding sequence ATGAATCTATCCATAATAATTCCGCTTCTTAACGAGCAGGAATCTTTACCCGAATTACACCAATGGATTGTCAAAGTCATGACAACCCACAATTATTCCTATGAAGTTATTTTCATCGATGATGGAAGCACGGATAATTCATGGACAATTATTGAAAAACTTTCCCAAGAAAACCCGAATGTAAAAGGCATTCGTTTCCTCAGAAATTTTGGAAAATCACAAGCCTTGCATGCGGGTTTTGCCAAAGCCAAAGGCGATGTCGTAATCACGATGGATGCCGATTTACAAGACAGCCCGGACGAAATTCCGGGTTTGTTTGATATGGTGACTAATCAAAATTTCGATTTAGTTTCCGGTTGGAAAAAGAAACGTTATGATTCGGTGGTTGCTAAAAACCTACCTTCTAAACTATTCAATTGGGCAGCGAGAAAAACTTCCGGGGTCTATTTGAATGATTTTAACTGCGGTTTAAAAGCCTACAAAAGTGTTGTCATTAAAAACATCGAAGTTTCGGGAGAAATGCACCGTTATATTCCGGTTTTGGCCAAGAATGCAGGCTTTTCCAACATAGGGGAAAAAGTGGTCATTCACCAAGCGCGAAAATATGGCGAATCTAAATTTGGCATGAGCCGATTCATCAATGGCTTTTTAGATTTGATAACGATTTGGTTCCTTTCAAAATATGGCAAACGCCCGATGCATCTCTTCGGAGCACTAGGTGTTGTCATGTTTATCATTGGCTTCATCTCTACATTTTTAATCATAGGAATTAAACTGATGAAATTATTTGTATTTCATGAACCGACCATTTTAGTAGCACAAAACCCTCTTTTCTATATTGCTTTAACTTCAATGATTATTGGTTCCCAATTATTCTTAGCCGGATTTTTGGGCGAAATTATACTTCGAACCAAAAACAATGAAGAGCGTTATAAAATTTCAAGCGAAGTGAATCTATAA
- a CDS encoding phospho-sugar mutase: MHIEQAILDKVNEWLTPTFDVDTQNQIKEMMTTSPKNLEESFYKNLEFGTGGMRGIMGVGTNRINKYTLGKNTQGISDYLKKSFPGEDLKVVIAYDCRHNSDTLGKVVADVFSANGIKVYLFSEMRPTPELSFALKYLKCHAGIVLTASHNPPEYNGYKVYWQDGGQLVPPQDEEIIQVIEDLKYSEIKFEANNNLIEYIDIEIDNAFVESTVANASFNTSVNAKANLKIVYTSLHGTSIKSVPNVLAKAGYTDVNIVPEQAEPNGDFPTVVSPNPEEPEALTMALALAEKLNADIVFGTDPDSDRLGVAVRDNNNKMILLNGNQTMVVMTNYLLEQWKKAGKIDGKQFIGSTIVSTPMMLELASAYGVECKVGLTGFKWIAKFIKDFPDLQFIGGGEESFGFMVGDAVRDKDAVGAILLMCEIAAQAKENNSSVYQYLQQMYVDFGFYKEYLISITKKGIEGANEIKQMMIDMRDNPVSEINGQRVIMVEDYQNSTAKNLLTGETESLLIPKSDVLIYYLEDGSKICARPSGTEPKIKFYFSVNTAIENLGEIPAAEAYLDQKITTIISEMQLN; encoded by the coding sequence ATGCATATCGAACAAGCTATTTTAGACAAAGTAAACGAATGGTTGACACCAACTTTTGACGTTGACACCCAAAACCAGATCAAAGAAATGATGACGACTTCTCCCAAAAATTTGGAGGAGAGTTTCTATAAAAACTTAGAATTCGGAACCGGTGGAATGCGCGGAATTATGGGTGTTGGCACCAATCGAATCAATAAATATACTTTGGGTAAAAATACGCAAGGCATCTCCGATTATTTAAAAAAATCATTCCCTGGCGAAGACTTAAAAGTCGTAATTGCTTATGATTGTCGTCACAACAGTGACACTTTAGGAAAAGTGGTTGCCGATGTTTTTTCGGCTAATGGCATCAAAGTGTATTTGTTTTCAGAAATGAGACCTACTCCGGAATTGTCTTTTGCTTTAAAATATTTAAAATGTCATGCCGGAATTGTACTAACTGCTTCTCATAATCCGCCGGAATACAACGGTTACAAAGTATATTGGCAAGATGGTGGACAACTCGTTCCGCCACAAGATGAAGAAATCATTCAAGTGATTGAAGACTTAAAATACAGCGAAATTAAATTCGAAGCCAATAATAATTTAATCGAATACATTGATATAGAGATTGACAATGCATTTGTAGAGTCAACTGTTGCGAATGCAAGTTTTAACACTTCGGTAAATGCAAAAGCGAATTTGAAAATCGTTTACACTTCGTTACACGGAACTTCCATAAAATCGGTGCCGAATGTTTTAGCAAAAGCTGGATATACGGATGTAAATATTGTTCCGGAACAAGCTGAACCTAATGGTGATTTCCCAACCGTAGTTTCACCCAATCCCGAAGAACCTGAAGCGTTGACCATGGCTTTGGCTTTGGCAGAAAAATTAAATGCCGATATCGTTTTTGGAACTGATCCTGACAGCGACCGTTTGGGCGTTGCCGTTAGAGACAACAACAATAAAATGATTCTCCTTAACGGAAATCAAACGATGGTTGTTATGACCAATTACTTATTGGAACAATGGAAAAAAGCAGGCAAAATTGACGGCAAACAATTCATCGGTTCTACAATCGTTTCAACACCAATGATGCTCGAATTGGCTTCAGCTTATGGCGTGGAATGCAAAGTCGGTTTGACCGGTTTCAAATGGATTGCCAAGTTTATCAAAGATTTTCCTGATTTACAATTTATTGGCGGTGGTGAAGAAAGTTTTGGGTTTATGGTTGGCGATGCCGTTCGCGATAAAGATGCTGTTGGTGCGATTTTATTAATGTGTGAAATTGCAGCACAGGCTAAAGAAAATAACAGTTCCGTTTACCAATATTTGCAACAAATGTATGTGGATTTTGGTTTCTACAAAGAATACCTAATTTCAATTACCAAAAAAGGAATCGAAGGCGCGAATGAAATCAAACAAATGATGATTGACATGCGCGACAATCCGGTTTCTGAAATCAATGGACAACGGGTTATTATGGTAGAAGATTACCAAAATTCTACGGCAAAAAATTTGTTGACCGGCGAAACGGAAAGCTTATTAATTCCAAAATCAGATGTGTTGATTTATTATTTAGAAGACGGTTCAAAAATTTGTGCCCGTCCAAGCGGAACGGAACCGAAAATAAAATTCTATTTCAGCGTCAATACCGCTATAGAAAATCTAGGAGAAATTCCGGCTGCCGAAGCTTATTTGGACCAAAAAATTACCACTATCATTTCTGAAATGCAGTTGAACTAA
- a CDS encoding ABC transporter ATP-binding protein, which yields MSSIKKIFPFIRPYKKYVYLNIFFNVFYALFSAVSFVALIPMLSVLFKEDNKITTKPVFEGIEHIGSFVENYMGYYISHFNETKGQQYTLLIMITLIITLFLLKNLCNYWAMYFITFLRNGVLRDIRNAMYKKSVELPISYFSEKRKGDVISRMTSDVLEIQHSFLSVLELIVREPLTILFTIGAMFFISVKLTLFVFIFIPISGFIISKVGKSLKKKSDKAAIEQGYFLSIIEETLSGLKVIKGFNSEKVFQGKFTNSTDRFFHLNNKILNRQNLSSPLSEFLGILIIAVLLVYGGSMVLVEGTLSGAKFIGYMGLAYNILTPAKAISKASYGVKKGEAAAERILEILEQENPIESKENAVQKSTFESGITLENINFRYEDENVLKNFSLQVPKGKTVALVGQSGSGKSTIANLLTRFYDVNEGKITIDNVDIKDMDLHSLRGLMGLVTQDSILFNDTIKANIALGKLDATDEEIIEALKIANAYEFVKDLPDGIYANVGDSGNKLSGGQKQRLSIARAVLKNPPIMILDEATSALDTESERLVQQALENMMQNRTSVVIAHRLSTIQKADMIVVMQKGEIVEQGTHDELLAKNGTYSKLVTMQSFE from the coding sequence ATGAGTAGCATCAAAAAGATATTTCCTTTTATCCGTCCGTACAAAAAGTACGTTTACTTAAACATTTTTTTTAATGTTTTCTACGCTTTGTTCAGCGCTGTTTCTTTTGTGGCACTGATTCCGATGCTGTCCGTACTTTTTAAAGAAGACAATAAAATCACTACAAAACCGGTTTTTGAAGGTATAGAACACATTGGTAGTTTTGTGGAGAATTATATGGGTTATTACATTTCCCATTTCAACGAAACTAAAGGCCAACAATACACTTTATTAATCATGATTACACTGATTATTACGTTGTTTTTACTGAAAAACTTGTGTAATTATTGGGCGATGTATTTTATTACTTTTCTCAGAAATGGCGTGTTAAGAGACATTCGAAATGCAATGTACAAGAAATCAGTAGAGTTGCCTATCTCCTATTTTTCAGAAAAAAGAAAAGGCGATGTGATTTCAAGAATGACCTCGGATGTTTTAGAAATCCAACATTCTTTTTTGTCGGTTTTAGAATTAATTGTCCGCGAACCTTTGACCATCTTATTTACTATTGGCGCGATGTTTTTTATCAGTGTCAAATTAACGCTGTTTGTTTTCATATTTATTCCAATATCCGGTTTTATCATTTCCAAAGTAGGTAAATCACTTAAGAAAAAATCAGATAAAGCGGCGATTGAACAAGGTTATTTTTTATCCATTATAGAAGAAACGCTAAGCGGATTAAAAGTTATTAAAGGTTTCAATAGTGAAAAAGTATTCCAAGGGAAATTCACTAATTCAACCGATAGATTTTTTCACCTGAACAATAAAATTCTAAACCGTCAAAACCTTTCTTCACCTTTAAGTGAATTCTTGGGAATCTTAATCATTGCGGTACTTTTAGTTTACGGTGGAAGCATGGTTTTAGTGGAAGGAACGCTTTCGGGCGCGAAATTTATTGGCTATATGGGATTGGCTTATAACATTTTAACACCGGCCAAAGCGATTTCAAAAGCCAGTTATGGTGTCAAAAAAGGAGAAGCGGCTGCTGAAAGAATTTTAGAAATTTTGGAACAAGAAAACCCGATTGAAAGCAAAGAAAATGCGGTTCAGAAATCGACTTTTGAATCCGGAATCACCTTAGAAAACATCAATTTCAGATACGAAGACGAAAACGTCTTAAAGAACTTTTCGCTTCAAGTTCCAAAAGGAAAAACCGTCGCCTTAGTTGGTCAATCCGGTTCGGGAAAAAGTACGATTGCCAATTTATTGACGCGTTTTTACGATGTAAATGAAGGTAAAATAACGATAGACAATGTCGACATCAAAGACATGGATTTACATTCTCTACGCGGTTTAATGGGCTTGGTAACACAAGATTCTATTCTGTTCAACGATACGATTAAGGCCAATATTGCTTTGGGCAAATTAGACGCCACTGATGAAGAAATCATAGAAGCTTTGAAAATTGCCAATGCCTACGAATTCGTAAAAGATTTACCGGACGGAATTTATGCGAATGTCGGCGACAGCGGAAACAAACTATCGGGTGGACAAAAACAACGTTTGTCCATTGCTCGTGCGGTTTTAAAAAATCCACCGATTATGATTTTGGACGAAGCAACTTCAGCTTTGGATACCGAAAGTGAAAGATTAGTCCAACAAGCTTTGGAAAACATGATGCAAAACCGAACTTCAGTAGTTATTGCGCACCGACTTTCGACTATTCAAAAAGCCGATATGATAGTCGTAATGCAAAAAGGAGAAATCGTGGAGCAAGGAACACATGACGAACTTTTGGCCAAAAACGGAACTTATTCCAAATTAGTAACCATGCAATCTTTTGAATAG